From a single Streptomyces sp. NBC_00377 genomic region:
- a CDS encoding phosphoadenylyl-sulfate reductase — protein sequence MTTVQEGRSTDELKALAEQAGRDLEEATALEILQWAVDTFGKQFCVTSSMEDAVVAHLASRVLKGVDVVFLDTGYHFPETIGTRDAVEAVMDVNVITLTPRQTVAEQDAEYGPKLHDRDPDLCCKLRKVQPLEEGLEGYLAWATGLRRDESPTRANTPVVGWDEKRQKVKVSPIARWTQDDVDAYVTEHGVLTNPLLMDGYASVGCAPCTRRVLEGEDARAGRWAGRGKTECGLHG from the coding sequence ATGACGACGGTTCAGGAAGGCCGTTCCACCGACGAGTTGAAGGCACTGGCCGAGCAGGCCGGCCGTGACCTGGAGGAAGCCACCGCTCTGGAGATCCTCCAGTGGGCGGTGGACACCTTCGGCAAGCAGTTCTGCGTGACGTCCTCCATGGAGGACGCCGTGGTCGCGCACCTGGCGTCCCGCGTCCTGAAGGGCGTGGACGTGGTGTTCCTCGACACCGGCTACCACTTCCCCGAGACCATCGGCACCCGGGACGCGGTCGAGGCCGTGATGGACGTCAACGTCATCACGCTGACCCCGCGGCAGACGGTGGCCGAGCAGGACGCCGAGTACGGGCCGAAGCTGCACGACCGCGACCCCGACCTCTGCTGCAAACTGCGCAAGGTGCAGCCGCTGGAAGAGGGGCTCGAGGGCTACCTGGCCTGGGCCACCGGCCTGCGGCGCGACGAGTCCCCGACCCGGGCGAACACCCCGGTCGTCGGCTGGGACGAGAAGCGGCAGAAGGTCAAGGTCTCGCCGATCGCCCGCTGGACCCAGGACGACGTCGACGCGTACGTCACCGAGCACGGCGTCCTGACCAATCCCCTGCTGATGGACGGTTACGCCTCCGTCGGCTGCGCCCCCTGCACCCGCCGTGTCCTGGAGGGCGAGGACGCGCGTGCGGGCCGCTGGGCAGGACGCGGCAAGACCGAGTGCGGACTGCACGGCTGA
- a CDS encoding sulfate adenylyltransferase subunit 1 produces MSTITSEELSATTLLRFATAGSVDDGKSTLVGRLLHDSKSILTDQLEAVERVSASRGQETPDLALLTDGLRAEREQGITIDVAYRYFATLRRRFILADTPGHVQYTRNMVTGASTAELTVILVDARNGVVEQTRRHAAIAALLRVPHVVLAVNKMDLVEYRESVFAAIAEEFTAYAGELGVPEVTAIPISALAGDNVVDPSAHMDWYGGPTFLEHLETVPVSHDLAHCHARLPVQYVIRPQTAEHPDYRGYAGQIAAGTFHVGEAVTVLPSGRTSTISGIDLLGEPVDTAWTTQSVTVLLADDIDVSRGDLIVPTKDAPATTQDVEATVCHVADQPLTVGHRVLIKHGTRTVKAIVKDIPSRLTLDDLSLHPHPGQLVANDIGRVKIRTAEPLPVDSYADSRRTGSFILIDPADGTTLTAGMVGESFASPEPVKNKSDDDGWDF; encoded by the coding sequence ATGAGCACCATCACCTCCGAGGAACTCTCGGCCACGACCCTCCTGCGGTTCGCCACCGCCGGTTCCGTCGACGACGGCAAGTCCACGCTCGTGGGCCGGCTCCTGCACGACTCCAAGTCGATCCTCACCGATCAGCTGGAGGCCGTGGAGCGCGTCTCGGCCAGCCGCGGCCAGGAGACCCCCGACCTGGCACTGCTCACCGACGGCCTGCGCGCCGAGCGCGAGCAGGGCATCACCATCGACGTGGCCTACCGCTACTTCGCCACGCTCCGGCGCCGGTTCATCCTCGCCGACACCCCCGGCCATGTGCAGTACACCCGCAACATGGTGACGGGCGCCTCCACGGCCGAGCTGACGGTGATCCTCGTCGACGCCCGCAACGGCGTCGTGGAACAGACCCGCAGGCACGCGGCGATCGCGGCCCTGCTGCGGGTCCCGCACGTGGTCCTCGCCGTCAACAAGATGGACCTCGTCGAGTACCGGGAGTCCGTCTTCGCCGCGATCGCCGAGGAGTTCACGGCGTACGCCGGCGAGCTGGGCGTCCCCGAGGTCACCGCGATCCCGATCTCGGCGCTCGCCGGGGACAACGTGGTCGATCCGTCGGCGCACATGGACTGGTACGGCGGGCCGACCTTCCTGGAACACCTGGAGACTGTCCCGGTCAGCCACGACCTGGCGCACTGCCACGCCCGGCTGCCCGTGCAGTACGTGATCCGTCCGCAGACCGCCGAACACCCGGACTACCGGGGGTACGCGGGCCAGATCGCGGCCGGCACGTTCCACGTGGGCGAGGCGGTGACGGTGCTGCCGTCCGGTCGCACCTCGACGATCTCCGGTATCGACCTGCTGGGCGAGCCGGTGGACACGGCGTGGACGACCCAGTCGGTGACCGTGCTGCTCGCGGACGACATCGACGTCTCGCGCGGCGACCTGATCGTGCCGACCAAGGACGCGCCCGCCACCACACAGGACGTCGAGGCGACCGTGTGCCATGTGGCCGACCAGCCGCTGACCGTCGGACACCGGGTGCTGATCAAGCACGGCACCCGCACGGTCAAGGCGATCGTCAAGGACATCCCGTCCCGTCTCACACTCGACGACCTGTCCCTGCACCCGCACCCGGGACAGCTCGTCGCCAACGACATCGGCCGCGTGAAGATCCGCACCGCGGAGCCGCTGCCGGTGGATTCCTACGCCGACTCCCGGCGCACCGGCTCGTTCATCCTGATCGACCCGGCCGACGGCACCACGCTCACCGCAGGCATGGTCGGCGAGTCGTTCGCGTCGCCCGAGCCGGTCAAGAACAAGTCCGACGACGACGGTTGGGACTTCTGA
- the cysD gene encoding sulfate adenylyltransferase subunit CysD: MTTTVAETEEGTAGPYALSHLDSLESEAVHIFREVAGEFENPVILFSGGKDSIVMLHLALKAFAPSPVPFSLLHVDTGHNFPEVLEYRDRVVDAHGLRLHVASVQDYIDRGVLRERPDGTRNPLQTLPLTEKIQSEKFDAVFGGGRRDEEKARAKERVFSLRDEFSQWDPRRQRPELWNLYNGRHAPGEHVRVFPLSNWTELDVWQYIAREGIELPEIYFAHDREVFRRGGMWLTAGEWGGPKDGESVEKRLVRYRTVGDMSCTGAVDSDAVTLDDVIAEIAASRLTERGATRADDKMSEAAMEDRKREGYF, from the coding sequence ATGACGACGACCGTCGCCGAGACCGAGGAGGGCACGGCGGGTCCGTACGCCCTCAGCCACCTGGACTCGCTGGAGTCCGAGGCGGTGCACATCTTCCGCGAGGTGGCGGGCGAGTTCGAGAACCCGGTGATCCTGTTCTCCGGCGGCAAGGACTCCATCGTCATGCTGCACCTGGCGCTGAAGGCCTTCGCGCCGTCGCCGGTGCCCTTCTCGCTGCTGCACGTCGACACCGGGCACAACTTCCCCGAGGTCCTCGAGTACCGCGACCGGGTCGTGGACGCGCACGGGCTGCGCCTCCACGTGGCGTCCGTACAGGACTACATCGACCGCGGAGTGCTGCGCGAACGCCCCGACGGGACGCGCAACCCGCTCCAGACGCTGCCGCTGACGGAGAAGATCCAGTCCGAGAAGTTCGACGCCGTCTTCGGCGGCGGTCGCCGCGACGAGGAGAAGGCCCGCGCCAAGGAACGGGTGTTCTCCCTGCGCGACGAGTTCTCCCAGTGGGACCCCCGCCGCCAGCGTCCGGAGCTGTGGAACCTGTACAACGGCCGCCACGCCCCCGGTGAGCACGTCCGCGTGTTCCCGCTGTCCAACTGGACCGAGCTCGACGTCTGGCAGTACATCGCCCGCGAGGGCATCGAGCTGCCCGAGATCTACTTCGCGCACGACCGGGAGGTCTTCCGGCGCGGCGGGATGTGGCTGACCGCCGGTGAGTGGGGCGGGCCCAAGGACGGCGAGAGCGTCGAGAAGCGCCTCGTGCGCTACCGCACCGTCGGCGACATGTCCTGCACCGGCGCCGTCGACTCCGACGCGGTGACGCTCGACGACGTCATCGCCGAGATCGCCGCCTCCCGGCTCACCGAGCGGGGCGCCACCCGCGCCGACGACAAGATGTCCGAGGCCGCGATGGAAGACCGCAAGCGCGAGGGGTACTTCTAA
- the cysC gene encoding adenylyl-sulfate kinase: MTATATNAPAPTPTSTNRENHVTTGATVWLTGLPSAGKTTIAYELAGRLRAEGHRVEVLDGDEIREFISAGLGFSREDRHTNVQRIGFLAELLARNGVKVLVPVIAPYADSREAVRKRHQEGATGYLEVHVATPVEVCSVRDVKGLYAKQAAGELTGLTGVDDPYEAPESPDLRIESQDQTVQESAASVYALLTERGLA; encoded by the coding sequence ATGACCGCGACCGCCACGAACGCCCCCGCACCCACCCCCACTTCTACGAACCGGGAGAACCACGTGACGACCGGAGCCACCGTCTGGCTCACGGGTCTGCCGAGCGCCGGCAAGACCACCATCGCGTACGAGCTGGCCGGCCGGCTGCGTGCGGAGGGCCACCGCGTCGAGGTGCTCGACGGCGACGAGATCCGCGAGTTCATCTCCGCGGGCCTCGGGTTCAGCCGCGAGGACCGGCACACCAACGTGCAGCGCATCGGCTTCCTGGCGGAGCTGCTCGCCCGCAACGGCGTCAAGGTCCTCGTCCCGGTGATCGCGCCCTACGCGGACAGCCGTGAGGCGGTGCGCAAGCGCCACCAGGAAGGTGCGACCGGCTACCTGGAGGTGCACGTGGCGACCCCGGTCGAGGTCTGCTCGGTCCGTGACGTGAAGGGTCTGTACGCCAAGCAGGCGGCGGGCGAGCTGACCGGGCTCACCGGGGTCGACGACCCGTACGAGGCCCCCGAGTCGCCCGACCTGCGGATCGAGTCCCAGGACCAGACCGTGCAGGAGTCCGCGGCGTCGGTGTACGCCCTGCTCACCGAGAGGGGACTGGCATGA
- a CDS encoding aliphatic sulfonate ABC transporter substrate-binding protein, whose product MPVNRSTLLRRGLAVAAALPLLTLAACGYGSEAKDDNANEKVAAGSQKIDGLDTVKIGYFGNLTHATALVGREQGIFQKALGATKASYATFNAGPSEIEALNAGSIDIGWIGPSPAINGYTKSDGKSLRIIGGSASGGVKLVVNPDKVKSLKDVKGKKIATPQLGNTQDVAFLNWIADQGWKVDAQSGKGDVTVVRSDNKVTPDAFKAGSIDGAWVPEPTASKLVAEGGKVLLDEASLWPDKKFVITNIIVSQKFLTEHPKVVEAVLKGSVDTNKWINANPAEAKAAANKQLEADSGKALPTKVLDPAWTSVQFINDPLASTLNSEAEHAVKAGLLKKPDLKGIYDLSILNKVLKAEGESTVDDAGLGVG is encoded by the coding sequence GTGCCTGTCAACCGCTCAACCCTCCTCCGCCGCGGCCTCGCCGTGGCCGCGGCACTGCCGCTGCTGACGCTCGCCGCCTGCGGTTACGGTTCCGAGGCCAAGGACGACAACGCCAACGAGAAGGTCGCCGCCGGATCGCAGAAGATCGACGGGCTCGACACCGTCAAGATCGGCTACTTCGGCAACCTGACGCACGCCACCGCGCTCGTCGGCCGTGAGCAGGGCATCTTCCAGAAGGCGCTGGGCGCCACCAAGGCCTCGTACGCGACCTTCAACGCCGGCCCGTCCGAGATCGAGGCGCTGAACGCCGGTTCCATCGACATCGGCTGGATCGGCCCCTCCCCGGCCATCAACGGCTACACCAAGTCCGACGGCAAGAGCCTGCGCATCATCGGCGGTTCGGCGTCCGGCGGCGTGAAGCTCGTCGTCAACCCGGACAAGGTCAAGTCCCTCAAGGACGTCAAGGGCAAGAAGATCGCGACGCCGCAGCTCGGCAACACGCAGGACGTGGCGTTCCTGAACTGGATCGCGGACCAGGGCTGGAAGGTCGACGCGCAGAGCGGCAAGGGTGACGTCACGGTCGTCCGCAGCGACAACAAGGTGACGCCGGACGCCTTCAAGGCCGGTTCGATCGACGGCGCCTGGGTGCCGGAGCCGACCGCGTCCAAGCTGGTCGCCGAGGGCGGCAAGGTCCTCCTCGACGAGGCGTCGCTGTGGCCCGACAAGAAGTTCGTGATCACGAACATCATCGTGTCGCAGAAGTTCCTCACGGAGCACCCGAAGGTCGTCGAGGCCGTGCTGAAGGGCTCGGTCGACACCAACAAGTGGATCAACGCCAACCCGGCGGAGGCGAAGGCCGCGGCGAACAAGCAGCTGGAGGCCGACTCCGGCAAGGCGCTGCCCACCAAGGTGCTGGACCCGGCGTGGACGTCGGTCCAGTTCATCAACGACCCGCTGGCCTCCACCCTCAACAGCGAGGCGGAGCACGCGGTCAAGGCGGGCCTGCTGAAGAAGCCCGACCTCAAGGGGATCTACGACCTGAGCATCCTCAACAAGGTCCTCAAGGCCGAGGGCGAGTCCACGGTCGACGACGCCGGTCTCGGCGTCGGCTGA